Below is a window of Deinococcota bacterium DNA.
CACCGGCAACATGTACGCGGGCCACTGCCTCACCGGTGGCATCGAAAACGTCCACACCGTGCGCAGCGGCATCGAGTACATGATGGCGCTCGCCGACTGGTACACCAGGGTCAGCCCCGAACACTCCGTCGGCTTCTTTCAGATTGGCGGCGGCATCGCCGGGGACTTCCCCATCTGCGTGGTGCCGATGCTCCACCAGGACATGCAGCGCCTGGGCGTCCCGGTGTGGGGTTACTTCTGCCAGATCAGCGACTCGACCACCTCCTACGGCTCCTACTCCGGCGCGGTGCCCAACGAAAAGATCACCTGGGGCAAGCTCGAGACCACCACGCCCAAGTTCGTCATCGAATCCGACGCGACCATCGTGGCGCCGCTCATCTTCGCCATGATCTTGGGGCAGTAAGAGAGGTTCTTGACGGCGGGGTTTAGAACTCGAGCCTTTTCTCACGCTCACCGCCACTCTGCTAAGATGTCGTCATGTACGCTTCCAGTGCGCTCGACCGCATCAGCGTGGGCGACTATCTTGCGGGCGAAAGGGACGCCGACATTCGCCACGAGTATGTGCATGGCTATGTTTATGCCATGGCGGGCTCGAGCCCTACACATAACATCATCGCCGGGAACATCGCTCGAGCGTTCGGCAACGCTTTGGCCGATCGTCCCTGCGTGGTCTACATGAGCGACATGAAGGTGCGCGCCGAGGACGTGTTTTACTACCCGGACGTCATGGTGGTCTGCGACAATGACCTGACGAGCTACTATCAGGAAAAGCCCTGCGTCATCGTCGAGGTCTTGAGCGAATCCACCGCGCGAAAAGACCTGCACGAAAAGCGCTTCGTCTACCAGAGCATTCGCGGCCTGGAGCTGTATCTGCTGGTGGACAGCCAGACCCGACAGATTCATGGCTTCTACCGCAGCCCGGAGGGTTGGCAAGAATGTGTGTTTCACACTGGAGAGGAGATTCCAGTTCCTTGTGTAGACGCCGCGTTGACCCACGCGCAGATATACGCCAAGACGGAACTCGGCATCTAGGGCGGACCGATCAGGGCTCGAGCCGCACTTCGGGCCATGCAGCCGCTCGCCAAAACGAGCAGCCTGGAAATTTTGCGGCAGCTTCGCGACGAGGCCCGGTACTAAGCTGTTCTATCTGGACACCAGCTTCCTCATGCCCTTTTACGTCGAGGCGAGCAGTGAATCCGTCGAGACGTCGCCCGCAACCACGGGGCTCAGATGCTCTACACCCTGGACAAGGGGATGACTCGAGCGGCGAAGACGCTGGGTATTCCCGCGAGCGACGCAGGCGTGGGCTAGGGATGAGCAAGGGCCGCCGCCTCATGCTCGCCTAACCTCTATACTCGCCTAACCATGTCGCTCCAGCTCATCCAGCAGTACCACGCCCGCGTCGAAAAGCTCATCCAGTACGGCGGCTCACGCAACGAGTCGAGCATCCGCGGCGCCTTTCAGTGGCTCTTGGAGAGCTACGCCGGCGGCAAGGGCCTGGTGCTGGTGCCCGAGCTCGAGATCCGCGTCAACGGCGCCTTCGTCCGGCCCGACGGCACCCTAAAAAACGCCGTTCGGCAGGACATGGGCTACTGGGAGAGCAAGGACGAGCGCGACAACTTAGACGCCGAGATCGCCCTAAAGCTCGCCAAGGGCTACCCCGACAGCAACATCCTCTTCGAGGACTCGCGCGAGGTCGTGCTCATTCAAAACGGCCAGGAGGTGGGGCGTAGCAGCTTTGGCGACAGCGCCATCCTTCACGCCCTGCTGAGCCAGTTCGTCGCCTTCGAGCCGCCCTTTGTTCGCACCTTCCGCGAGGCGGTCGGCAGGTTCCAAAACGACCTCCCTGACCTGCTGGACGAACTTCGCGGCGTCATCGAGGCGCAGGGCCAGGCCAATGCCGAGTTTCAGCGTCGCAGAGACCGCCTCTTGGGGCTCGCCCAAAAGGCCATCAACCCGCACCTGACCCCCGCCGACATCCGCGAGATGCTCATACAGCACATCCTCACCGAGGACATTTTCCTGAACGTCTTCAACGAAGCGCAGTTTCACCGCGAGAACAACATCGCCCGCGAGCTCGAGCACCTCAGCCAGAGCTTTTTCACCGGCGCGGTAAGACGGAACGCCCTCGCCCGCATCGAGTCCTACTACGCCATCATCCGCGCCGCCGCCGCGGGCATCGCCGACCACCACGAAAAGCAGAAGTTCCTAAAGGTCATCTACGAGAACTTCTACAAGGCTTACAACCCCGCCGGGGCCGACAGGTTAGGCATCGTTTACACGCCCGGTGAAATCGTCCGCTTCATGATAGAGGCCGCCGACCACCTCGTCTACC
It encodes the following:
- a CDS encoding Uma2 family endonuclease; its protein translation is MYASSALDRISVGDYLAGERDADIRHEYVHGYVYAMAGSSPTHNIIAGNIARAFGNALADRPCVVYMSDMKVRAEDVFYYPDVMVVCDNDLTSYYQEKPCVIVEVLSESTARKDLHEKRFVYQSIRGLELYLLVDSQTRQIHGFYRSPEGWQECVFHTGEEIPVPCVDAALTHAQIYAKTELGI
- a CDS encoding N-6 DNA methylase, producing MSLQLIQQYHARVEKLIQYGGSRNESSIRGAFQWLLESYAGGKGLVLVPELEIRVNGAFVRPDGTLKNAVRQDMGYWESKDERDNLDAEIALKLAKGYPDSNILFEDSREVVLIQNGQEVGRSSFGDSAILHALLSQFVAFEPPFVRTFREAVGRFQNDLPDLLDELRGVIEAQGQANAEFQRRRDRLLGLAQKAINPHLTPADIREMLIQHILTEDIFLNVFNEAQFHRENNIARELEHLSQSFFTGAVRRNALARIESYYAIIRAAAAGIADHHEKQKFLKVIYENFYKAYNPAGADRLGIVYTPGEIVRFMIEAADHLVYQHFGKLLGDKGVNILDPATGTGTFVTELIEYLPKGQLPHKYAQEIFCNEVALLPYYTANL